In the Candidatus Paracaedimonas acanthamoebae genome, one interval contains:
- a CDS encoding HAMP domain-containing protein: MITLFYPFQYLKKILPKTLFGRTLIIVITPVVFVQMITTYIFVDRHLEKVTELLAKNISLRTAEAVNVVLSTPHFEDDSQLLRNYIFNHFELSLEMEQEQKDLSVIRKNLLAPYDKILTQELEKKIPFSFSISVRDEDIAISIQTLKGNFILKDKLKHLAPKTTSILLWWSVATPLLFLAIAILFMRNQIKPLKRLAEAVDDFGKGRETIAIKPSGSFEVRKLTYAFISMKERIQRQITQRTEMLAGVSHDLKTPLTRMELQLAMSGNAESIKDLQQDVREMNKMIEDYLAFAKGEEDGPYQEVEISSLLQNVTSLFPDKPISFIPSQPVYTIAHALSLKRAFTNIIENALKYAHSLWISVHVTSEEVNIYFEDDGPGIPESKRETVFRPFYRLEGSRNSETGGSGLGLAITRDIILRHGGTIELKKSKQGGLLVMIGLPL; encoded by the coding sequence ATGATTACTCTATTCTATCCTTTCCAATATTTAAAAAAAATTCTTCCTAAAACTCTCTTTGGGCGTACTTTAATCATTGTTATAACACCTGTTGTCTTTGTTCAGATGATTACCACTTATATCTTTGTCGATCGACATCTTGAAAAAGTAACAGAACTTCTTGCAAAAAATATATCTCTTAGAACCGCAGAAGCCGTTAATGTTGTTTTAAGTACACCTCACTTTGAAGATGATTCACAACTTTTACGTAATTATATTTTTAATCATTTTGAATTGTCACTAGAAATGGAACAAGAACAAAAGGATTTATCCGTTATAAGAAAAAATTTACTGGCTCCTTATGACAAAATATTAACGCAAGAACTTGAGAAAAAAATTCCTTTTTCTTTTTCCATTAGTGTAAGAGATGAAGACATTGCCATTTCTATTCAAACGCTTAAAGGAAATTTCATCTTAAAAGATAAATTGAAACATCTCGCCCCAAAAACGACTTCTATTCTCTTATGGTGGTCTGTTGCGACACCCCTTTTATTTTTAGCAATTGCAATTCTTTTTATGCGAAACCAGATCAAGCCATTGAAAAGATTAGCTGAAGCGGTTGACGACTTTGGTAAAGGACGAGAGACCATAGCGATAAAACCATCAGGATCCTTCGAAGTTCGTAAATTAACATATGCTTTTATTTCTATGAAGGAACGTATTCAGCGTCAAATAACACAAAGAACAGAAATGCTTGCAGGTGTCTCTCACGACTTGAAAACCCCTCTAACACGAATGGAACTTCAATTAGCGATGTCAGGTAACGCTGAATCGATCAAAGATTTACAACAAGATGTTCGTGAAATGAATAAAATGATTGAAGATTATCTTGCTTTCGCAAAAGGTGAAGAAGACGGGCCTTATCAAGAAGTAGAAATTTCATCACTTCTACAAAATGTTACGTCTTTGTTCCCGGACAAACCTATTTCATTTATACCGTCTCAACCTGTTTATACTATTGCTCATGCGCTATCACTGAAACGAGCGTTTACAAACATTATTGAAAATGCTCTTAAGTATGCCCATTCTCTTTGGATATCAGTCCATGTCACATCTGAAGAAGTTAACATATATTTTGAAGATGATGGCCCTGGTATTCCTGAATCAAAAAGAGAAACTGTATTCAGGCCTTTTTATCGCTTAGAAGGTTCGCGAAATTCAGAAACAGGGGGGTCAGGACTTGGCTTGGCTATCACACGAGATATTATTCTAAGGCATGGGGGTACGATTGAACTTAAAAAATCAAAGCAAGGTGGCCTTCTTGTCATGATAGGTTTACCACTCTAA
- a CDS encoding response regulator transcription factor has protein sequence MVATSHLLVIDDDRRLRELLQKYLEENGYQVLGAATAHEARQKLLKEEAQLIVLDLMMPEESGLEFLKWLRQDKENEIPVLMLTAMGEVDHRIEGLEAGADDYLAKPFEPRELLLRIRNLLQRKSKLTFPGSAIRLGLLTYDPSRAMLKRGHESIHLTSLEVTLMNIFSQQPGVPISREKLAELSGVSLSPRTVDVQITRLRKKIEKDPKQPLYLHTVRHQGYVLRPDII, from the coding sequence ATGGTTGCAACTTCTCATTTACTTGTTATTGATGATGACCGTCGTCTTCGAGAGCTTTTACAAAAGTACCTTGAAGAAAATGGTTATCAAGTTTTAGGAGCCGCTACTGCTCACGAAGCTCGACAAAAATTACTAAAAGAAGAAGCTCAACTTATTGTGCTCGACCTTATGATGCCTGAAGAATCAGGACTTGAATTTTTGAAATGGCTTCGACAAGACAAGGAAAATGAAATTCCTGTCTTGATGCTAACAGCGATGGGAGAAGTAGATCATCGTATTGAGGGATTAGAAGCTGGAGCAGATGATTATCTTGCAAAACCTTTTGAACCGCGAGAACTTCTTTTAAGAATTCGCAACCTCTTACAAAGAAAATCTAAATTAACTTTTCCAGGCTCAGCTATACGTCTGGGGCTTCTTACTTACGATCCAAGCCGAGCGATGCTCAAACGTGGCCATGAATCAATCCATCTTACTTCCTTAGAAGTTACCTTAATGAACATTTTCTCTCAACAGCCTGGGGTCCCTATTAGCCGTGAGAAACTAGCTGAACTAAGTGGCGTCAGTCTAAGCCCTAGGACAGTAGATGTTCAAATTACAAGACTCCGTAAAAAAATTGAAAAAGATCCTAAACAACCTCTTTATCTTCATACCGTAAGACATCAAGGATATGTTTTGAGGCCTGATATCATATGA